One window of the Falco biarmicus isolate bFalBia1 chromosome 2, bFalBia1.pri, whole genome shotgun sequence genome contains the following:
- the IL17D gene encoding interleukin-17D — translation MQRGRVRAALAALLCATLLPLRAEAVKAPKRPARTRTCGERPEELLEQLYGRLAAGMLSAFHHTLQPEPPGRQHNTSCPAGGRPAGDKRFRLPVNLRSASPWAYRISYDPTRYPKYIPEAYCLCKGCLMGIFGEENFHFRSTPVYMPTVILRRTSSCAGGRYVYTEDYVTIPVGCTCVPEQEKEAESVNSSIDKQEMKLLVSQNKPSSE, via the exons ATGCAGCGAGGCAGG GTGCGGGCGGCGCTGGCGGCGCTGCTGTGCGCGACGCTGCTCCCGCTCCGCGCGGAGGCCGTCAAGGCGCCCAAGCGGCCGGCGCGGACCCGGACCTGCGGCGAGCGGCccgaggagctgctggagcagctgtaCGGGCGGCTGGCGGCGGGCATGCTCAGCGCCTTCCACCACACCCTGCAGCCGGAGCCGCCGGGCCGCCAGCACAACACCagctgccccgccgggggccggCCGGCCGGCGACAAGAGGTTCCGGCTCCCCGTCAACCTGCGCAGCGCCTCGCCGTGGGCCTACAG AATTTCGTATGATCCCACAAGATACCCTAAATACATTCCTGAAGCATACTGTCTGTGCAAAGGCTGCCTCATGGGGATCTTTGGTGAGGAGAATTTTCACTTCCGCAGCACCCCTGTGTACATGCCAACAGTCATCCTCCGTCGCACGTCGTCATGTGCCGGGGGCCGTTACGTCTACACAGAAGATTACGTCACTATCCCAGTGGGCTGCACTTGTGTACCTGAGCAAGAAAAAGAGGCTGAAAGTGTAAATTCCAGCATAGATAAGCAAGAAATGAAGTTGCTGGTAAGCCAGAACAAGCCATCATCAGAATGA